From a region of the Bradyrhizobium sp. KBS0727 genome:
- a CDS encoding SapC family protein yields MTTQLLIYETVVPVMFANHRHSSVDIGRNFAFSSKINSVPLTAIEFRDAQSDYPIVFAGNKEGVMPAVILGLREGENLYLSRDGKWDARYIPAFVRRYPFVFAKSEDGERFNLCIDEQFSGFNGDGRGERLFTDDGKPTTYVENILKFLQEYQLQFHRTERFCKKLLELDLLEPMHAQVEMNSGEKYSLGGFMAVNREKLKELSGEKLAELAKTDELELIYLHLQSMRNFAALKDRLGLASIGKTDSVPDSEEIATSGLDNPEEPKGRRHSPKSSNGSRARSAVLE; encoded by the coding sequence ATGACGACCCAGTTATTGATTTACGAAACGGTTGTTCCGGTGATGTTTGCAAATCATCGCCACTCCTCGGTAGATATCGGCCGGAATTTCGCCTTCAGCAGCAAGATAAATTCAGTGCCGCTGACCGCCATTGAGTTCCGTGATGCTCAATCCGACTATCCGATCGTGTTTGCGGGCAACAAGGAAGGCGTGATGCCGGCGGTCATCCTCGGATTGCGGGAGGGCGAAAATCTATACCTCTCACGCGACGGCAAGTGGGATGCCCGCTACATCCCGGCCTTCGTCCGCCGTTATCCCTTTGTGTTCGCGAAGAGCGAAGATGGGGAAAGATTCAATCTGTGCATCGACGAGCAGTTTTCCGGCTTTAACGGCGACGGACGTGGCGAGCGGCTTTTCACCGATGATGGCAAGCCCACTACCTATGTTGAGAACATCCTGAAGTTTCTTCAGGAGTATCAGCTGCAATTCCATCGTACCGAGCGGTTCTGCAAAAAGCTGCTGGAGCTCGATCTGTTGGAGCCCATGCATGCCCAGGTAGAAATGAATTCGGGGGAGAAGTATTCGCTCGGCGGCTTTATGGCGGTCAACCGCGAGAAGCTGAAGGAGTTGTCGGGCGAAAAACTGGCCGAACTCGCCAAAACCGACGAGCTAGAGTTGATTTATCTGCATTTGCAGTCGATGCGTAATTTTGCCGCTTTAAAGGACCGGCTTGGCCTGGCCAGTATCGGAAAGACCGATTCCGTTCCAGATTCTGAGGAAATCGCGACCTCCGGGCTGGATAATCCCGAAGAGCCCAAAGGTCGAAGGCACTCACCAAAATCGTCTAATGGTTCTCGGGCGCGGAGCGCTGTTCTGGAGTAG
- a CDS encoding HlyD family efflux transporter periplasmic adaptor subunit encodes MTTAPIYSLTEDASRAESAAWARFSSANDTSEFCKSWLAILCLQIERVNGGLLLLGPDPDGTYVPAAIWPHEGRDVQYLSPAAERVLTEKRGLVVAADGGSIAKRDHPAFVGYPIEVSGVLHGVVVLDVAAGSEATLQRALRLLHWASAWLVDQFRKRAIEERDARIARLALAMDIVATAIEQRRLEPSLLACANELAGRLNCDRVSIGFEKSGSAELHAISHTATFDAKMDLARLIGEAMDEVLDLDVALVHPPRDENEIPAIAHAELAREFRDVAVCSIPLLDDGHAIGVVTFERSEGDTFDVETVELCKTIGGLLGPILKLKRDSELSIWHRGRTAVGEGAQVLFGPRHPGAKLVALMIVATVLVFSVASGLYRVTAKTVIEGAVQRVAAAPFDGFILQTFVRAGDTVRSGQLLAQLDDRDLKLEQSRLNAEREQSLRKHRQALATQDRAAMVIIAAQLDQVDAELTLTTDKIARAKLLAPFDGIIVSGDLNQLLGTPVEQGKVLFQVAPLDAYRVILQVEERDIAYVAVGQRGELTLSGIPDQLMDFTLTQITPVSTTQEGRNFFRVEAHLLNASERVRPGMEGLGKVAIEQRKLIWIWGHTLFDWVRLSIWKWLP; translated from the coding sequence ATGACCACCGCGCCGATTTATTCGCTCACCGAAGATGCCTCTCGTGCAGAGTCCGCTGCATGGGCAAGATTTTCATCGGCAAATGATACATCCGAATTCTGCAAGAGCTGGCTTGCTATCCTGTGTCTGCAGATCGAACGCGTGAACGGCGGGTTGCTGCTGCTTGGTCCCGACCCGGACGGTACTTACGTCCCGGCGGCGATATGGCCGCACGAAGGTCGTGATGTGCAGTATCTCAGTCCCGCAGCGGAACGGGTGCTGACGGAAAAACGCGGACTCGTGGTTGCTGCGGATGGCGGTTCAATCGCAAAGCGCGACCATCCGGCATTTGTTGGTTATCCAATCGAAGTCTCGGGCGTCCTCCATGGCGTCGTCGTCCTTGATGTTGCTGCCGGCTCGGAGGCGACGTTGCAGCGAGCGCTGCGGCTTCTGCATTGGGCCAGCGCCTGGCTGGTCGATCAGTTTCGCAAGCGCGCGATCGAGGAGCGCGACGCGCGGATTGCGCGCCTGGCGCTTGCCATGGACATTGTTGCAACCGCGATCGAGCAGCGCCGTCTGGAGCCGTCGCTGCTTGCCTGTGCCAATGAACTCGCGGGTCGTTTGAACTGCGATCGTGTCAGCATAGGCTTTGAAAAATCGGGAAGCGCCGAGCTGCATGCGATTTCGCACACCGCCACGTTTGACGCCAAAATGGACCTCGCCCGGCTGATCGGTGAGGCCATGGACGAGGTTCTTGACCTTGATGTAGCGCTGGTTCATCCCCCGCGTGACGAGAATGAAATTCCTGCGATTGCTCACGCTGAGCTCGCCCGCGAATTCAGAGATGTCGCAGTATGCTCGATCCCACTGCTCGACGACGGGCATGCGATCGGCGTTGTGACGTTCGAGCGCAGCGAAGGCGACACTTTCGACGTTGAAACGGTTGAGTTGTGCAAAACCATCGGGGGATTGCTCGGGCCGATTCTAAAACTCAAGCGCGATAGCGAACTCAGCATCTGGCATCGCGGTCGCACCGCCGTAGGCGAGGGTGCGCAGGTGCTGTTCGGGCCGCGTCATCCCGGCGCCAAGCTTGTTGCGTTGATGATTGTCGCCACCGTGCTGGTTTTCAGTGTCGCCAGCGGGCTTTACCGGGTCACGGCCAAAACTGTGATCGAGGGGGCCGTGCAGCGCGTGGCGGCGGCGCCCTTTGATGGCTTCATTCTGCAGACGTTCGTTCGGGCCGGTGATACCGTACGAAGCGGGCAATTGCTGGCTCAACTGGACGATCGTGATCTGAAGCTGGAACAGTCGAGGTTGAATGCCGAGCGGGAACAATCGCTGCGTAAGCATCGACAGGCGCTTGCGACACAGGACAGGGCGGCGATGGTCATCATTGCGGCCCAGCTCGATCAGGTCGACGCCGAGCTGACGCTGACGACGGACAAGATCGCGCGTGCCAAGCTCCTGGCTCCATTTGACGGGATCATCGTGAGCGGCGACCTCAATCAACTGCTCGGAACACCGGTTGAGCAGGGGAAGGTACTGTTCCAGGTCGCGCCGCTCGATGCTTACAGGGTCATTCTGCAGGTGGAGGAGCGCGACATTGCCTATGTTGCTGTCGGCCAGCGTGGAGAGCTGACCCTGTCCGGAATCCCGGATCAACTGATGGACTTCACGCTTACGCAGATTACGCCGGTGTCGACCACCCAGGAGGGGCGCAACTTTTTCCGG